In a single window of the Mus musculus strain C57BL/6J chromosome 6, GRCm38.p6 C57BL/6J genome:
- the Kcna1 gene encoding potassium voltage-gated channel subfamily A member 1: protein MTVMSGENADEASTAPGHPQDGSYPRQADHDDHECCERVVINISGLRFETQLKTLAQFPNTLLGNPKKRMRYFDPLRNEYFFDRNRPSFDAILYYYQSGGRLRRPVNVPLDMFSEEIKFYELGEEAMEKFREDEGFIKEEERPLPEKEYQRQVWLLFEYPESSGPARVIAIVSVMVILISIVIFCLETLPELKDDKDFTGTIHRIDNTTVIYTSNIFTDPFFIVETLCIIWFSFELVVRFFACPSKTDFFKNIMNFIDIVAIIPYFITLGTEIAEQEGNQKGEQATSLAILRVIRLVRVFRIFKLSRHSKGLQILGQTLKASMRELGLLIFFLFIGVILFSSAVYFAEAEEAESHFSSIPDAFWWAVVSMTTVGYGDMYPVTIGGKIVGSLCAIAGVLTIALPVPVIVSNFNYFYHRETEGEEQAQLLHVSSPNLASDSDLSRRSSSTISKSEYMEIEEDMNNSIAHYRQANIRTGNCTTADQNCVNKSKLLTDV, encoded by the coding sequence ATGACGGTGATGTCGGGGGAGAATGCGGACGAGGCTTCGACCGCTCCAGGTCACCCCCAGGATGGCAGCTACCCGAGGCAGGCGGACCACGACGACCACGAATGCTGCGAGCGCGTAGTAATCAACATCTCCGGGCTGCGCTTCGAAACGCAGCTCAAGACTCTGGCACAGTTCCCCAACACGCTGCTGGGCAACCCGAAGAAACGCATGCGCTACTTTGACCCCCTGAGGAACGAGTACTTCTTTGACCGCAACCGGCCCAGCTTCGATGCCATCCTTTATTACTACCAGTCCGGGGGCCGCCTGCGCAGGCCGGTCAACGTGCCCCTGGACATGTTCTCCGAGGAGATTAAATTTTACGAGTTGGGCGAGGAAGCCATGGAGAAGTTCCGGGAAGATGAGGGCTTCATCAAGGAAGAGGAGCGCCCCCTACCCGAGAAGGAGTACCAGCGCCAGGTGTGGCTGCTCTTTGAGTATCCGGAGAGCTCAGGACCTGCCCGGGTTATTGCCATTGTGTCGGTCATGGTCATCCTCATCTCCATAGTCATCTTTTGCCTGGAGACTCTCCCTGAGCTGAAGGACGACAAGGACTTCACGGGCACCATCCACCGCATCGACAACACCACAGTCATCTATACTTCCAACATCTTCACAGACCCTTTCTTCATTGTGGAAACCTTGTGTATCATCTGGTTCTCTTTTGAGCTGGTGGTGCGCTTCTTCGCCTGCCCCAGCAAGACAGACTTCTTTAAGAACATCATGAACTTCATCGACATTGTGGCCATCATCCCTTATTTCATTACCCTGGGCACGGAGATAGCTGAGCAGGAGGGAAATCAGAAGGGCGAGCAGGCCACTTCCCTGGCCATCCTCAGGGTCATCCGCTTGGTAAGGGTGTTCAGAATCTTCAAACTCTCCCGCCACTCCAAGGGCCTTCAGATCCTGGGCCAGACCCTCAAAGCTAGTATGAGGGAGTTAGGGCTGCTCATCTTTTTCCTCTTCATTGGGGTCATACTGTTTTCTAGCGCAGTGTACTTTGCGGAGGCGGAAGAAGCTGAGTCGCACTTCTCCAGTATCCCCGATGCTTTCTGGTGGGCGGTGGTGTCCATGACCACTGTGGGATACGGTGACATGTACCCTGTGACAATTGGAGGCAAGATCGTGGGCTCCTTGTGTGCCATCGCTGGTGTGCTGACAATTGCCCTGCCCGTACCTGTCATTGTGTCCAATTTCAACTATTTCTACCACCGAGAAACTGAGGGGGAAGAGCAGGCTCAGTTGCTCCATGTTAGTTCTCCTAACTTAGCCTCTGACAGTGACCTCAGCCGCCGCAGCTCCTCTACTATCAGCAAGTCTGAGTACATGGAGATCGAAGAGGATATGAACAATAGCATAGCCCATTACAGACAGGCTAATATCAGAACTGGTAACTGCACCACAGCTGATCAAAACTGCGTTAATAAGAGCAAGCTCCTGACCGATGTTTAA